From a single Okeanomitos corallinicola TIOX110 genomic region:
- a CDS encoding polysaccharide pyruvyl transferase family protein, translating into MNQALLVFLCSPSSILISIYAVILSLLRSVGFIRRIPSSAVILPPAAPGSLGDEAMVVGLVNYLKQKGLTNISLVAYNVKEKYPVETHEYLDMRDFFIYRKWYGFLGKFIAFGYRISQYERFYCLGADLMDGYYSDYATFKRVKMVEMAAKLDLISAILGFSYNRQPTQVSVKVLHDLPSQVRLYARDIFSYQRLITEIPSASVNLVADLAFLLSPIDTSEKVDKSFQWIETQRNQGKKILGINVNNLLISKLPEQTTDTLVQSFVDSIIKVSEQNTNLSFMFLPHDFRNIQGNLSDDKLANKIIEKLPMHIKSSCFKIPFPCQAAELKAIVKYIDYVISSRMHLAIACLGQETPVACVSYQDKFAGLYQHFDLEPPIISPTELFEPNSTKLVDLISNLIQKQDQLKQQIKHKLPDIKKISMIPID; encoded by the coding sequence ATGAATCAAGCACTTCTTGTTTTTTTATGTTCTCCATCTAGTATATTAATCTCTATTTATGCCGTTATTTTATCCCTTCTACGTTCAGTGGGATTTATTCGTCGTATCCCCTCCTCAGCAGTTATTTTACCTCCTGCTGCTCCAGGTAGTCTTGGTGATGAAGCGATGGTGGTAGGACTTGTAAATTACCTCAAACAAAAAGGATTAACCAATATTAGTTTAGTTGCCTACAATGTTAAGGAAAAGTATCCAGTTGAAACCCATGAATATCTGGATATGAGAGACTTCTTTATTTATCGAAAATGGTATGGTTTTTTAGGAAAATTTATAGCATTTGGCTATCGAATAAGTCAGTATGAAAGATTTTATTGTTTAGGTGCTGATTTAATGGATGGCTACTATTCAGATTATGCAACATTCAAAAGAGTTAAAATGGTAGAAATGGCTGCTAAGTTAGACCTCATCTCTGCAATTTTAGGCTTTAGCTATAATCGTCAACCCACCCAAGTTTCTGTTAAGGTTTTGCATGATTTGCCAAGCCAAGTTAGGCTTTATGCAAGAGATATATTTTCTTACCAAAGATTAATAACAGAAATACCATCCGCCTCTGTTAACTTAGTAGCTGACTTAGCTTTTTTATTATCTCCTATTGATACCTCCGAAAAAGTTGACAAATCATTTCAATGGATCGAAACTCAAAGAAATCAAGGCAAAAAGATATTAGGGATAAATGTCAATAATTTATTAATTTCTAAATTACCTGAACAGACAACTGACACTTTAGTTCAAAGTTTTGTAGATAGTATAATTAAGGTGTCGGAACAAAATACGAATTTAAGTTTTATGTTTTTGCCCCATGATTTTCGGAATATTCAGGGTAATTTAAGTGATGATAAACTAGCTAATAAGATCATAGAAAAACTTCCCATGCATATTAAGTCTAGCTGTTTTAAAATTCCTTTCCCATGTCAAGCGGCAGAACTGAAAGCAATAGTTAAATATATTGATTATGTTATTAGTAGTAGAATGCATTTAGCTATTGCTTGTTTAGGACAGGAAACTCCTGTTGCCTGTGTAAGTTACCAGGATAAATTTGCCGGATTATATCAACATTTTGATCTAGAACCACCTATTATTAGCCCAACGGAATTATTTGAGCCAAATAGTACAAAGCTAGTTGATTTAATTTCGAATTTAATTCAAAAACAAGATCAGTTAAAGCAACAAATTAAACATAAGTTACCAGATATCAAAAAAATCTCTATGATTCCTATAGATTAA
- a CDS encoding ABC transporter ATP-binding protein, whose amino-acid sequence MLRIKNLNKAYKTRKVLQDLTFNISSGEVYGLLGANGAGKTTTINIICNLLHADNGHITINNQPISENTKKFIGIAPQENLLYKTLSCAENLNFFADIYGLDQQTKKQQIDVTLTAVNLLDRANSPVETLSGGMQRRLNIAVALVHQPQLVILDEPTTGLDIEARYEIWELIKQLKNQGLTILLTTHLLDEAERLCNRIGILKNGKILAEGSLSELKKLIPGEEVLVLKTTQEEEAIAIAEKSGFITRRYGSDLTFLLPNPLELKEILTIFDQIPIDSISRQPIRLEHIYVEITKGDR is encoded by the coding sequence ATGCTCAGAATTAAAAACCTCAATAAAGCTTACAAAACCAGAAAAGTTCTACAAGATTTAACATTTAATATTTCATCAGGAGAAGTTTACGGTTTACTAGGTGCAAATGGAGCAGGAAAAACCACCACAATTAATATTATTTGTAACTTACTTCATGCTGATAATGGACACATCACCATTAATAATCAACCAATTTCCGAGAATACCAAAAAATTTATAGGTATTGCACCCCAAGAAAACCTCTTATACAAAACTCTTTCCTGTGCAGAGAATCTTAATTTTTTCGCTGATATTTATGGTTTAGATCAACAAACAAAAAAACAACAAATAGATGTAACTCTTACTGCTGTTAACTTATTAGATAGAGCAAACAGTCCTGTAGAAACCCTCAGCGGAGGAATGCAAAGAAGATTGAATATTGCAGTTGCTTTAGTACATCAACCCCAATTAGTCATTCTTGATGAACCAACTACAGGTTTAGATATAGAAGCAAGATATGAAATTTGGGAATTAATTAAGCAACTCAAAAATCAAGGACTGACAATTTTATTAACAACTCATTTATTAGATGAAGCAGAAAGACTATGTAACAGAATTGGGATTTTGAAAAATGGTAAAATCTTAGCAGAGGGGAGTTTATCAGAGTTAAAAAAATTAATTCCTGGAGAGGAGGTGTTAGTATTAAAAACTACCCAAGAAGAAGAGGCGATCGCCATCGCTGAAAAATCTGGTTTTATCACCCGACGTTATGGTAGTGATTTAACATTTTTACTCCCAAACCCCTTAGAATTAAAAGAAATTCTCACCATCTTTGATCAAATACCCATTGATTCTATTTCCCGTCAACCCATCCGCTTAGAGCATATTTATGTAGAAATAACTAAAGGAGATAGGTAA
- a CDS encoding biopolymer transporter ExbD, which translates to MRLPDEPDIPAQINIVPMIDVIFAILAFFIMSTLFLTKSESLPVNLPKASTALQNTTSLKLTLTVDKTGKMFLNKQPIQLEDLGTELTKQSKTNQELVVVLNADESIKHGQVVGIMDKLRTIPNVKFGIATKKE; encoded by the coding sequence ATGCGACTACCAGATGAACCAGATATACCAGCACAAATTAACATCGTCCCCATGATTGATGTTATTTTTGCGATTTTGGCATTTTTTATTATGTCAACTTTGTTTTTAACAAAATCAGAAAGTTTACCAGTTAATTTACCAAAAGCATCTACAGCATTACAAAATACCACTTCCTTAAAGTTAACATTGACTGTAGATAAAACTGGAAAAATGTTTTTAAATAAACAACCCATTCAGTTAGAAGATTTAGGAACTGAGTTAACTAAACAATCAAAAACTAATCAAGAATTAGTAGTGGTTTTGAATGCAGATGAAAGTATTAAACATGGTCAAGTTGTAGGAATTATGGATAAATTGAGAACTATTCCTAATGTGAAATTTGGGATAGCGACTAAAAAAGAATAG
- a CDS encoding alpha/beta hydrolase yields MNSLFGTWTSRLRKNSLLLVLSILLPIFGISNTVMAAEKIYVSYSILEIPIPVISLEKFTKTGNIDQELAGYQDYIAPQQLQKLREILLRSIKISPAVATQFLYTEQGEFLLHRLAKLIKNKSAYTETAVNDLRNAIIFASKEPGGLTFLNILSHYPSISIHVDLANSLEIAGELENLITETNQAIATIQELSKIESATGSKTNLSQLLSLQKPKKVTSKNIRLDFFDATRNRSLLTDVYLPNVQHPTPVIVISHGLGLNSSNFHYLAKHLASQGLAVVLPNHPQLFTSHNHNSKFKEAKEFINRPLDIKYILDQLENYNQSNPQFQDKLNLQQVGVMGQSFGGYTALALAGAKINFQQLDQDCHPDRLQNTWNMSLLLQCRALELLPKSQREDNSNLSIDLQDERVKAAIAINPITSSIFGKSGLNQIQTPVMFISSSEDTVAPALYEQIIPFSWLNNPDKYLVMLIGGTHFSTIGNSQPGSKQISLPADMVGNASQARTYINALSLPFFQTYVSRKPEYIPYLNAGYAANIADKSLGLSFIQSLKNPQLVPTLDNNIQKQLPFTIIEFGYWILAIAVSLLHIIIFVMF; encoded by the coding sequence ATGAATAGTTTATTTGGTACTTGGACTAGCAGACTAAGAAAAAATTCTTTATTGCTGGTGCTGTCAATCTTGCTGCCAATTTTTGGTATTAGTAATACTGTAATGGCAGCAGAAAAAATATATGTTTCTTATTCTATTCTAGAAATTCCTATTCCTGTAATTAGTTTGGAAAAGTTTACTAAAACGGGAAATATTGATCAGGAATTAGCGGGTTATCAGGATTATATTGCACCTCAACAATTGCAAAAGTTAAGGGAAATTCTGCTGAGATCAATAAAAATAAGTCCTGCTGTTGCTACCCAATTTTTATATACAGAACAGGGAGAATTTTTGCTACATAGGTTGGCAAAATTAATTAAAAATAAATCTGCTTATACTGAAACAGCAGTAAATGATTTACGTAATGCTATTATTTTTGCATCCAAAGAACCAGGAGGATTAACATTCTTAAATATTTTAAGCCATTATCCTAGTATTAGTATCCATGTTGACTTAGCTAATAGCTTAGAAATAGCTGGGGAATTGGAAAATCTAATTACAGAAACTAATCAAGCGATCGCAACTATTCAAGAATTATCAAAAATAGAATCTGCTACTGGATCAAAAACCAATTTATCTCAATTACTTAGCTTACAAAAACCCAAAAAAGTCACATCAAAAAACATCAGGTTAGACTTTTTTGATGCGACCAGAAATCGCTCTTTGTTAACTGATGTTTATCTACCTAATGTTCAGCATCCTACACCAGTAATCGTGATTTCTCACGGATTGGGTTTAAATAGTAGCAACTTTCACTATTTAGCTAAACACTTAGCATCCCAAGGATTAGCGGTAGTTCTTCCCAATCATCCTCAATTATTTACTAGTCATAATCATAATAGTAAATTTAAAGAAGCCAAAGAATTTATCAATAGACCTTTAGATATAAAATATATCTTAGATCAACTAGAGAATTATAACCAATCTAATCCACAGTTTCAAGACAAATTAAACTTGCAACAAGTGGGAGTAATGGGACAGTCATTTGGTGGTTATACCGCATTAGCTTTAGCTGGGGCAAAAATTAATTTTCAACAATTAGATCAAGACTGTCATCCAGATAGGCTACAAAATACTTGGAATATGTCTTTATTGTTGCAATGTCGAGCCTTAGAATTATTACCTAAATCTCAAAGAGAAGATAATTCCAACTTGTCAATTGACCTCCAAGATGAGAGAGTTAAAGCAGCGATCGCTATTAACCCAATCACCAGTTCTATTTTTGGGAAATCTGGCTTAAATCAAATCCAAACCCCTGTCATGTTTATTAGTAGCAGCGAAGATACAGTTGCACCTGCTTTATATGAACAAATAATACCTTTCTCTTGGTTAAATAATCCTGATAAATATCTTGTCATGCTAATTGGTGGTACACATTTTTCCACTATTGGTAATAGTCAACCAGGAAGTAAGCAAATATCATTACCCGCAGATATGGTTGGGAATGCTTCTCAAGCCCGTACTTATATTAATGCTTTAAGTTTGCCTTTTTTCCAAACCTACGTATCTCGAAAACCAGAATATATACCCTATTTAAATGCAGGTTATGCTGCAAATATCGCTGATAAATCATTAGGTTTAAGTTTCATTCAGTCTTTAAAAAATCCACAATTAGTGCCAACATTAGATAATAATATTCAAAAACAACTCCCTTTTACCATAATTGAATTTGGATATTGGATATTAGCCATTGCCGTATCTTTACTTCATATAATTATTTTTGTAATGTTTTAG
- the truB gene encoding tRNA pseudouridine(55) synthase TruB, giving the protein MQGFLNLNKPYDWTSHDCVAKVRKLLRLKRVGHAGTLDPAATGVLPIAVGKATRLLQYLPSEKAYKATVRFGVRTNTDDLQGEVIISQSCPDLKLADVETEIPQFIGKIEQIPPSYSAIQVEGKRLYDLARQGEKIAAPVRLVEIFKIDILDWRDSDFPELDLAIACGAGTYIRAIARDLGVILNTGATLAALTRTESSGFHLQNSLTLTELENQLQTGTFQPIPPDAALEKLPSVNLPGTFAKKWCQGQQVSVDQDVLGIVRVYEQETRFLGIGQIQDHILIPKMVFEPIS; this is encoded by the coding sequence GTGCAAGGCTTTCTCAATTTAAACAAACCCTATGACTGGACTTCCCATGACTGCGTAGCAAAGGTAAGAAAACTGTTACGTTTAAAACGAGTGGGACACGCAGGAACTTTAGATCCAGCCGCAACTGGTGTATTACCCATTGCTGTGGGAAAAGCCACCAGACTATTACAATATTTACCCAGTGAAAAAGCTTACAAAGCTACTGTCCGCTTTGGAGTACGTACAAATACTGATGATTTACAAGGGGAAGTTATCATTTCTCAGTCTTGCCCTGATTTAAAATTAGCAGATGTAGAAACAGAAATTCCCCAATTTATCGGTAAAATTGAGCAAATACCCCCCAGTTATAGTGCTATTCAAGTAGAGGGTAAAAGATTGTATGATTTAGCACGTCAGGGTGAAAAAATAGCAGCACCAGTACGGTTAGTGGAAATTTTTAAGATAGACATTTTAGACTGGCGTGACAGTGATTTCCCGGAATTGGATCTAGCGATCGCCTGTGGTGCAGGAACATATATCCGAGCGATCGCCCGTGACTTAGGAGTAATATTAAATACAGGCGCAACACTGGCCGCTTTAACAAGGACAGAAAGCAGCGGCTTTCACCTACAAAATAGCCTTACCCTAACAGAACTAGAAAACCAACTACAAACCGGCACATTTCAACCCATCCCCCCAGATGCAGCTTTAGAAAAATTACCTTCTGTGAATTTACCAGGAACATTTGCCAAAAAATGGTGTCAAGGTCAGCAAGTGTCCGTAGATCAAGATGTGTTGGGAATAGTGCGAGTATATGAACAAGAAACCCGCTTTCTAGGAATTGGGCAAATACAAGATCATATCTTAATTCCTAAAATGGTTTTTGAACCCATTTCCTAG
- a CDS encoding DUF928 domain-containing protein, whose amino-acid sequence MITLQKYINSLLKIAVGLSPTLIILSSFSLPSLAQITPNHSPKTAPTQQTKNLQLAQMIKFPSSADRGKPKRSGAGGRRGNSCIISEEDKQSLTAIMPTWDNEGKTTNDTSKLYIFVPQNKTENGEFVVIDEEGNNIYETNFTPPNQSGIVEVNIPANASLKVGKKYYWYFTLICDDQDRSRDEYVSGSLERTNIGSLLNSYIQQATPLKQAEIYARNNIWYDTIYNVASLRKENPQLWLGLLESVGLKELANQPFVELGKPKP is encoded by the coding sequence ATGATAACTTTACAAAAGTATATTAATTCTCTCTTAAAAATTGCTGTTGGGCTTTCCCCTACACTAATTATTTTATCTAGCTTTTCTTTACCGTCTTTAGCACAAATTACCCCAAATCACTCACCAAAAACCGCACCTACGCAGCAAACAAAAAATCTCCAACTTGCACAGATGATTAAATTCCCATCATCAGCAGATCGAGGCAAACCAAAAAGATCAGGTGCAGGAGGAAGAAGAGGCAATTCATGTATTATTTCCGAAGAAGATAAACAATCTTTAACAGCAATAATGCCAACATGGGATAATGAAGGAAAAACAACTAATGATACCTCCAAATTATACATTTTTGTTCCTCAAAATAAAACAGAAAATGGCGAATTTGTAGTTATAGATGAAGAAGGAAACAACATTTACGAAACCAATTTTACACCACCAAATCAATCAGGAATAGTTGAAGTAAATATCCCCGCTAATGCTTCTCTGAAAGTCGGTAAAAAATATTATTGGTACTTTACTTTAATTTGTGATGATCAAGATAGAAGTAGAGATGAGTATGTATCCGGGTCATTAGAACGTACTAACATAGGCTCTTTACTAAATAGTTATATTCAGCAAGCAACACCTCTCAAACAAGCTGAAATTTACGCCAGGAATAATATTTGGTATGACACTATTTATAATGTTGCTTCCTTGCGAAAGGAAAACCCGCAACTATGGCTAGGATTGTTAGAATCAGTTGGTTTAAAAGAATTAGCAAACCAACCTTTTGTAGAATTAGGTAAACCAAAACCATAG
- a CDS encoding tetratricopeptide repeat protein: MLKFSKEMLMIYFWRLIFSFMIIFAMIFSSFDANSLALEQSEITASDWFRLGVNQMLQDNYQAAIKSLSLAIQQQNKYPAAYKNRCLAYLQIQDYHEAIADCSQALNLLPQDSEVYLHRGLAQYRQGNYVDAIKDYNQALAIKTDDFRVYYNRGIAFAAQGNFSQAITDYNQAISNIPKNNTDSNLILADIYNDRGLGYFELQNLSAAMENFNLAINLNSDDERAYFNRGCICGRSGDNMGAKYDFSQVIRLNPSHAQAYLNRGIANYNLGLYQRAIADLQIASEKFAQQKQTLAYHKTLELLKTLQTQISLAVKIV; this comes from the coding sequence ATGCTGAAATTTTCAAAGGAGATGTTGATGATTTATTTCTGGCGATTAATTTTCAGTTTCATGATTATTTTTGCTATGATTTTTTCATCTTTTGATGCGAATTCATTAGCTTTAGAACAAAGTGAAATTACAGCAAGTGATTGGTTTAGATTGGGTGTAAATCAAATGCTGCAAGATAATTACCAAGCTGCTATTAAGTCTTTAAGTTTGGCAATTCAACAACAGAATAAGTATCCAGCAGCTTACAAAAATCGTTGTTTAGCTTATTTACAAATACAAGATTATCATGAAGCGATCGCAGATTGTAGTCAAGCATTAAATTTATTACCTCAAGATTCAGAGGTTTATCTTCACAGAGGATTAGCACAATACAGACAAGGAAATTATGTAGATGCTATTAAAGATTATAACCAAGCACTGGCTATAAAAACAGATGATTTTCGTGTTTATTATAATCGGGGAATAGCTTTTGCAGCACAAGGCAATTTTTCTCAGGCTATTACTGATTATAACCAAGCTATAAGTAATATTCCTAAAAATAATACCGATAGTAATTTAATATTAGCTGATATATATAATGACAGAGGACTGGGTTATTTTGAGTTACAAAATTTATCCGCAGCTATGGAAAATTTTAATTTAGCAATTAATTTAAACTCCGATGATGAGAGAGCATATTTTAATCGGGGTTGTATTTGTGGACGGAGTGGGGATAATATGGGAGCGAAGTATGATTTTTCCCAAGTCATTAGACTTAATCCTAGTCATGCTCAGGCTTACTTAAATCGGGGCATAGCTAACTATAATTTAGGATTATACCAAAGAGCGATCGCTGATTTGCAAATAGCATCAGAAAAGTTTGCACAGCAAAAACAAACACTTGCTTACCATAAAACTTTAGAATTACTAAAAACCTTGCAAACACAAATATCATTAGCAGTTAAAATTGTGTAA
- the petJ gene encoding cytochrome c6 PetJ, which yields MKKIISVLLLGVTIFTFAFSSPALAADAAAGKAIFAANCNACHLGGKNVVNAAKTLSQADLEKYDMYSAEKIIYQVTNGKNAMPAFKGRLQPEQIENVAAYVMAQAENGWK from the coding sequence ATGAAAAAGATTATTTCCGTATTGTTGTTAGGCGTTACAATTTTCACTTTTGCCTTCAGTAGTCCAGCTTTAGCCGCTGATGCAGCGGCGGGAAAAGCAATATTTGCAGCTAATTGTAATGCTTGTCATTTGGGCGGTAAAAATGTAGTTAATGCTGCCAAAACTTTGAGTCAAGCAGATTTGGAAAAGTACGATATGTACTCAGCAGAGAAAATCATTTATCAAGTGACAAATGGTAAAAATGCTATGCCAGCTTTCAAAGGCCGTTTACAACCTGAGCAAATTGAAAATGTTGCAGCTTATGTAATGGCACAAGCAGAGAATGGCTGGAAATAA
- the petJ gene encoding cytochrome c6 PetJ: protein MRKIISVLLLVVTIFTFAFSSPALAADAAAGKAIFAANCNSCHLGGGNTVNAAKTLSKEHLEGNSMYSQEAIISQVTNGKNAMPAFKGRLDDGQIADVAAYVMEQAGAGW, encoded by the coding sequence ATGAGAAAGATTATTTCTGTATTACTTTTAGTTGTTACAATCTTCACCTTTGCTTTTAGTAGTCCTGCTTTAGCAGCAGATGCGGCGGCTGGAAAAGCAATATTTGCAGCTAATTGTAATTCTTGTCATTTAGGTGGTGGAAATACAGTAAATGCTGCCAAAACTTTGAGTAAAGAACACTTGGAAGGTAATAGTATGTACTCCCAAGAAGCTATTATTTCTCAAGTTACAAATGGTAAAAATGCTATGCCAGCCTTTAAAGGTCGTCTTGATGATGGACAAATTGCTGATGTAGCTGCTTATGTAATGGAACAAGCTGGTGCTGGTTGGTAG